In Thermodesulfobacteriota bacterium, the genomic window TCAACGCCCTCGTGGACATCCCGCTGGCGATCCCGGCGGTGGTCACCGGCTTCGCCCTCCTCCTGATGTACGGGCCCCTTGGCCCCGTGGGCCGGTTCTTCGACGAGAGGAACATCCGGATCATGTTCTCCTTCCCGGGGCTGCTCCTGGGCCACGTATTCGTCACCTTTCCCTTCATGGTGCGGGCGGTGGGCGCCGTGCTCGAATCCGTCCCGCGCTCCGGGGAGGACGCGGCCCGGACGCTGGGCGCGAAGGAATGGCAGGTGTTCTCCTACGTCACGATCCCCGCGGTGAGGGAGGGGATCATCGCAGGCGCGTTCCTCACCTTCTCCCGCTCGCTCGGGGAGTTCGGCGCCTCCATCATGGTTTCCGGGAACCTCGTGGGGCGGACGCAGACCGGCCCGCTGTACATCTACTCCCGCTTCAACAC contains:
- the modB gene encoding molybdate ABC transporter permease subunit, producing MGRFRNMDALVRGATFTAALVLFFLLILLPLVALNQYAVRDGIGVFRDRLGNPDAVAALRLTVLVALATTAVNGVLGTAMAFLLTRYRFPGRKAVNALVDIPLAIPAVVTGFALLLMYGPLGPVGRFFDERNIRIMFSFPGLLLGHVFVTFPFMVRAVGAVLESVPRSGEDAARTLGAKEWQVFSYVTIPAVREGIIAGAFLTFSRSLGEFGASIMVSGNLVGRTQTGPLYIYSRFNTGDVEGAAAIAIVLALASFLILLLLQLFQPSGGRKAA